The Hymenobacter sp. GOD-10R genome includes a window with the following:
- a CDS encoding cytochrome C oxidase subunit IV family protein encodes MAHHAANSPVQVGEIPKPNTGWIWKTFFILVGITAVEFLLAFTMPAGTFRNSIFIVMTILKAFFIVAEFMHLKHETKALIWTILVPMALLVWLLVALVSEGSSIGESVFNAFK; translated from the coding sequence ATGGCTCACCACGCAGCAAATAGTCCGGTTCAAGTTGGCGAGATTCCTAAGCCTAATACTGGCTGGATCTGGAAAACCTTCTTTATCCTAGTAGGTATTACCGCTGTTGAGTTCCTTTTGGCTTTCACAATGCCAGCTGGAACATTCCGTAACAGCATCTTCATCGTGATGACCATTCTAAAAGCCTTCTTCATCGTGGCAGAGTTCATGCACTTGAAGCATGAGACCAAAGCACTAATCTGGACTATCCTGGTTCCAATGGCATTGTTGGTGTGGCTACTGGTCGCTTTGGTATCAGAAGGATCTTCTATTGGGGAATCTGTCTTCAACGCTTTTAAATAA
- a CDS encoding cytochrome c oxidase subunit 3 → MSTTSSTQTLSPSATLEKPRTGTWDGGNEPFKASYGKLMMWFFLLSDAFTFAAFLTAYGLIRHRHLAYVGNAKEFVFSTAYWPIPEKVFNAFPGFHGVDLPLAFVALMTMILIFSSVTMVLAVEAGQRMDKADVQKWLLWTILFGATFVSCQALEWSHFIEGTEAGTKMADGSIFHGANLAMNQYGPPLFGDLFFFITGFHGTHVFSGLCLLTWSFIATTNGTFEKRGHYEMVEKIGLYWHFVDLVWVFVFTFFYLV, encoded by the coding sequence ATGTCTACCACTTCCTCGACGCAGACTCTATCTCCGTCCGCCACTCTTGAAAAGCCGCGTACCGGTACTTGGGATGGGGGCAACGAACCATTCAAAGCAAGCTATGGCAAGCTGATGATGTGGTTCTTTCTGCTGTCCGATGCTTTCACGTTCGCAGCTTTCCTGACCGCTTATGGTTTGATACGCCACCGGCACCTAGCTTATGTCGGTAACGCGAAAGAATTCGTTTTCTCTACAGCTTATTGGCCCATTCCGGAAAAAGTATTTAACGCTTTTCCAGGCTTTCATGGTGTAGATCTGCCGTTGGCCTTCGTGGCTTTGATGACGATGATTCTCATCTTCAGCTCAGTAACCATGGTATTAGCTGTGGAAGCTGGCCAGCGAATGGATAAGGCTGATGTTCAGAAGTGGCTGTTATGGACTATTTTGTTTGGCGCTACCTTCGTAAGCTGCCAAGCACTGGAATGGTCTCACTTTATTGAAGGTACTGAGGCTGGGACTAAAATGGCTGATGGTTCCATTTTCCATGGTGCGAACCTAGCTATGAACCAATATGGTCCGCCCTTGTTCGGTGACCTGTTTTTCTTCATTACTGGTTTCCACGGTACACACGTGTTCAGCGGTTTGTGCTTGCTAACGTGGTCTTTCATTGCGACCACTAACGGTACATTTGAAAAGCGTGGGCACTACGAAATGGTTGAAAAGATTGGCTTGTACTGGCACTTTGTAGACCTCGTTTGGGTATTCGTATTTACCTTCTTCTACTTGGTTTAA
- the cyoE gene encoding heme o synthase, translating to MTKAKAYFQLLKFRLALTVAFSSAIGYLLGAKELNWGLALLVLLGGLAVTGSANTINQIHEVDLDKLMKRTAKRPLPKGVLSLTEAWVFAIVVGCFGLFILGYFFNPLTAALSLLSLILYGFIYTPLKTISPVCVAVGAIPGGMPPLLGWVAATGVLGVEAWVLFGIQFMWQFPHFWAIAWVLDEDYKKAGFKMLPTPGGKDLRTAFQIMTYTLLLIPLSLLPLELGMTGKTSALIAVVCGVLFLTQTFYLMRTCSKKAAMNIMFGSFLYLPIVQIALVFDKL from the coding sequence ATGACAAAAGCCAAGGCTTATTTTCAGCTACTGAAGTTTCGGCTAGCTCTAACGGTAGCATTTTCTAGTGCTATTGGCTATTTACTAGGGGCGAAGGAGTTGAATTGGGGGTTAGCATTGCTAGTACTGCTCGGCGGTTTGGCCGTAACAGGTTCGGCTAATACTATTAACCAGATACATGAGGTAGACCTGGATAAGTTGATGAAGCGCACGGCTAAACGCCCTTTGCCCAAAGGTGTGCTAAGCTTGACTGAAGCCTGGGTATTTGCCATTGTAGTAGGCTGCTTCGGCCTTTTCATCTTAGGCTACTTCTTCAATCCACTTACTGCTGCTCTCTCGTTATTGTCTTTAATTCTATATGGCTTCATTTATACGCCATTAAAGACAATCTCTCCGGTATGTGTTGCTGTGGGAGCTATACCCGGCGGCATGCCTCCTTTGCTAGGTTGGGTAGCCGCCACGGGTGTTCTCGGAGTAGAGGCTTGGGTACTTTTTGGGATTCAATTTATGTGGCAATTTCCGCACTTTTGGGCTATTGCTTGGGTTTTAGATGAAGACTATAAGAAAGCAGGCTTTAAAATGCTGCCAACACCAGGCGGCAAAGATTTACGGACAGCGTTTCAGATAATGACCTACACGCTGCTTTTGATTCCTTTGAGTCTGCTACCCTTAGAGCTAGGTATGACAGGAAAAACTTCGGCGCTTATTGCGGTTGTATGCGGCGTTCTTTTTCTGACACAGACCTTTTACTTGATGCGGACCTGCTCTAAAAAGGCAGCAATGAACATCATGTTTGGTTCATTCCTTTACCTTCCAATTGTTCAGATTGCGCTGGTATTCGATAAATTGTAA
- a CDS encoding COX15/CtaA family protein, which translates to MNVVVPAFVRRFRLMGLLTVVAVYLLILVGGVVRSTGSGMGCPDWPKCFGMWVPPTDVHQLPSDYKEIYTSQRVAKNKKLALLLERLGFKQVAGNIFAHPTQYIETDFNATKTWIEYVNRLLGALIGIFVFLTVVFSASYWKKDRTVFWLAFWSWILTGVQGWLGSLVVSTNLLPIMVTIHMGLALVIVAMLIYAVDRSQKGFREVVAVAASPSLIFWLWLAIFLTFVQIIIGTQVREQVDSVAFTVGYSNRERWIEQLGSIFYFHRTFSILLLVVNVYVVYRLLQLRSKQLQRLAVGILALVGTEIMAGVTLASFAVPATVQPIHLTIATVLFGIQFLTAVLQRRATKVIPQATYPRVVA; encoded by the coding sequence ATGAATGTCGTAGTTCCAGCTTTTGTAAGACGGTTCCGGTTGATGGGACTACTTACCGTTGTCGCAGTTTACTTACTAATTTTAGTGGGTGGAGTAGTACGTAGCACTGGCTCTGGAATGGGTTGTCCTGATTGGCCAAAATGCTTCGGAATGTGGGTTCCACCAACTGACGTACACCAACTACCAAGTGATTACAAGGAGATATATACTTCACAGCGTGTTGCGAAGAACAAGAAGCTAGCTTTGTTGCTAGAGCGCTTGGGTTTCAAGCAAGTTGCCGGAAATATCTTCGCTCATCCTACTCAGTATATTGAGACGGATTTTAACGCTACCAAAACATGGATTGAATACGTCAACCGGTTGCTAGGGGCGTTGATAGGGATTTTTGTATTTCTTACGGTTGTTTTCTCAGCGTCCTACTGGAAGAAAGATCGTACTGTCTTTTGGCTAGCTTTCTGGTCTTGGATTTTGACTGGTGTCCAAGGATGGTTAGGATCGTTAGTTGTGTCAACGAACCTGCTCCCTATCATGGTAACTATCCATATGGGCTTAGCTTTGGTGATAGTGGCAATGCTCATCTACGCTGTAGATCGTTCACAAAAGGGGTTTAGGGAAGTAGTTGCAGTAGCTGCATCACCGAGTTTGATTTTCTGGTTATGGCTAGCTATTTTCCTTACGTTCGTTCAAATAATAATTGGAACACAAGTGAGAGAGCAGGTGGATTCAGTTGCATTCACCGTAGGATATAGCAACCGGGAGAGATGGATTGAACAGTTGGGTTCTATATTCTACTTCCATCGGACTTTCTCTATTCTGCTATTGGTGGTGAACGTGTATGTCGTATATCGGCTACTACAGCTTCGGTCAAAGCAATTACAGCGTTTAGCTGTTGGTATATTAGCTTTGGTGGGCACAGAGATAATGGCTGGTGTAACTTTAGCTTCGTTCGCAGTGCCTGCTACAGTGCAGCCTATCCACCTGACAATTGCTACAGTGTTGTTTGGTATTCAGTTTCTAACCGCTGTATTACAGCGACGCGCGACGAAAGTGATACCACAAGCCACTTATCCGAGGGTTGTTGCGTAA
- a CDS encoding quinol:cytochrome C oxidoreductase, whose translation MSTLTHHESATAEHLELSAKTRRTFVTIIVAGVILLVIGLILAATGFGAEHHIAEHGTGMGASAHHEEGSPIWLKRVFTSLWLNNVYFIGISVIGTFFVALQYVAYAGWSVLIKRVNEALSAWLLPGGVIMLLVFLIGKHDIFHWTHEGLMDPKSPNYDAIIAGKSGFLNQPFYLIRMVVYVAIWWFFSEKLRKLSLEEDLNGGTAYFHKSINVAAVFLVLFAVSSSMSAWDWVMSIDTHWFSTMFGWYVFASWWVSGIAATTLIVIFLKQAGYMRFVNASHLHDLGKFMFGFSIFWTYVWFAQFMLIWYANLPEEAVYYNQRLGGFNDRYTWIFFFNLLINFAFPFLVLMTRDAKRQMIMLKIVCIAILIGHWFDFYLMIMPATLKADNGFVIEIGVAMVFLGSFLLLVTKRLSQASLVPVHHPFLDESVHHTT comes from the coding sequence ATGTCTACTTTGACGCATCATGAAAGCGCCACGGCTGAGCACCTGGAGCTTTCTGCGAAGACCCGCAGAACATTTGTTACGATTATTGTCGCTGGAGTAATTCTGCTAGTAATCGGATTGATCTTAGCTGCTACAGGTTTTGGGGCTGAGCATCATATTGCTGAACACGGTACTGGTATGGGTGCTTCAGCTCATCATGAAGAGGGAAGCCCAATTTGGCTTAAGCGAGTGTTCACTAGTCTCTGGTTGAACAACGTCTACTTTATTGGTATCTCAGTTATTGGTACCTTTTTCGTTGCTCTACAGTATGTCGCCTACGCTGGGTGGTCAGTACTTATTAAAAGAGTAAATGAAGCGCTAAGTGCTTGGTTATTGCCTGGAGGTGTTATAATGCTGTTAGTCTTCCTAATAGGTAAGCATGACATTTTTCATTGGACGCACGAAGGGCTTATGGATCCTAAATCGCCCAACTATGACGCTATCATAGCTGGTAAAAGTGGTTTTCTAAACCAGCCTTTTTATCTCATTAGGATGGTGGTTTATGTCGCTATCTGGTGGTTCTTCTCGGAAAAGCTACGTAAGCTTTCTCTAGAAGAGGATCTGAATGGTGGTACTGCTTACTTCCATAAGAGCATCAATGTAGCTGCTGTATTCTTGGTGCTATTTGCTGTGTCTTCATCAATGTCCGCCTGGGATTGGGTGATGTCAATTGATACACACTGGTTCAGCACCATGTTCGGCTGGTATGTATTTGCTAGCTGGTGGGTTTCTGGAATTGCAGCCACTACACTCATCGTGATTTTCCTAAAACAAGCTGGCTACATGCGCTTTGTAAATGCTAGCCACTTGCATGACTTAGGTAAATTTATGTTCGGCTTCAGCATCTTTTGGACCTACGTGTGGTTTGCTCAATTCATGCTGATATGGTATGCTAACTTGCCAGAGGAAGCAGTTTACTACAATCAACGGTTAGGCGGTTTTAACGACCGTTACACGTGGATCTTCTTCTTCAACCTGTTGATCAACTTCGCATTTCCGTTTTTAGTACTAATGACACGCGACGCTAAGCGTCAAATGATCATGCTGAAGATTGTGTGTATTGCAATTCTGATCGGTCACTGGTTTGATTTTTATTTGATGATCATGCCGGCAACTTTAAAGGCCGACAATGGGTTTGTAATAGAGATTGGTGTGGCTATGGTATTCCTCGGTAGTTTCTTACTATTGGTAACAAAGCGTCTTTCTCAAGCTTCATTGGTGCCAGTACATCACCCGTTCTTGGACGAGAGTGTACACCATACCACATAA
- a CDS encoding cytochrome c oxidase subunit II: protein MIALSILLVLVLLLVVFGLLFRLQILTSIFSGSFTRDIGFSNRANAILMIVFMVVGGGAFAWSFADNFDKMNPPIASIHGHALERMFWTTMIILGIAFAITQVMLFVFSYKYQHKDNRRAFFFSHNNKIEVIWTLIPAIVMASLVFAGWKQWTKITGPAPKDSVVLEVMGKQFNWLVRYPGRDQKLGVVNYRLIDATNEFGFDLNDKNGLDDFVAGEIHVPKGHPVLLRIRSRDVLHAVYMPHFRVQMYAVPGMPTKFWFTPTKTTDEMRAQLGNPKFNYELACNQICGRGHFAMKLNIVVDEPDDYVAWYAQQKSFAEQNPDVLASFKEKSDKLVTQEAAAVLTSAPKASL from the coding sequence ATGATTGCTCTCAGTATTCTTCTGGTTTTGGTGTTGCTGCTAGTCGTATTCGGCTTGCTGTTTCGCCTCCAGATATTAACCTCAATTTTCTCAGGCAGCTTTACCCGTGATATTGGGTTTAGCAACCGTGCTAACGCTATCCTCATGATTGTCTTCATGGTGGTAGGAGGAGGAGCATTTGCGTGGTCTTTCGCAGATAACTTCGATAAGATGAACCCGCCAATTGCCTCAATTCATGGGCATGCTTTAGAGCGGATGTTCTGGACCACAATGATTATTCTGGGTATTGCTTTTGCTATTACCCAAGTCATGTTGTTTGTGTTCTCTTACAAATACCAGCATAAGGATAATCGTCGTGCTTTCTTCTTTTCGCACAACAACAAGATTGAGGTTATCTGGACACTTATTCCTGCCATTGTTATGGCAAGCTTAGTGTTCGCTGGTTGGAAACAGTGGACTAAGATTACTGGTCCAGCCCCAAAAGACTCTGTGGTGCTTGAGGTGATGGGTAAGCAATTTAACTGGCTTGTTCGTTACCCTGGACGTGACCAAAAGCTAGGAGTTGTTAATTACCGTTTGATCGATGCTACTAATGAGTTTGGTTTCGATTTAAACGATAAAAATGGTCTAGATGACTTTGTCGCTGGTGAAATCCACGTTCCTAAAGGTCATCCTGTTCTGTTACGTATCCGCTCTAGGGATGTATTACACGCTGTGTACATGCCTCACTTCCGAGTGCAGATGTATGCAGTACCTGGCATGCCGACAAAGTTTTGGTTTACCCCTACTAAAACGACTGATGAGATGCGCGCTCAACTTGGAAATCCCAAGTTCAACTATGAGCTAGCTTGCAACCAGATATGTGGTCGTGGTCACTTCGCAATGAAACTAAACATCGTTGTTGATGAGCCTGATGATTATGTAGCTTGGTACGCACAACAGAAGTCGTTTGCTGAGCAAAATCCTGATGTATTAGCTAGCTTCAAAGAGAAGTCTGATAAGCTAGTAACTCAAGAAGCTGCTGCCGTTCTAACGTCTGCTCCAAAAGCTTCTCTTTAA
- a CDS encoding cytochrome c oxidase subunit 3, with product MYPSETLTDKEPGTGVHPLRMLLILIIVSIIMMFAAFTSGYIVRREEGNWLEFDLPSGLLVNTLVIALSSVTMQWAWFSARKDNVRQVQIGMLSTFALGVFFLLGQWNVWGDLVAHKVYFGGTDSNPSGSFTYVLMGVHAFHLVTGLVFLLITLGRSLQYKVHSRQMLTISNCTIYWHFLGGLWLYLYLFLLLNH from the coding sequence ATGTATCCTTCTGAAACACTTACCGACAAAGAACCAGGTACAGGCGTGCATCCTCTGCGCATGCTGTTAATCCTGATCATTGTAAGCATCATCATGATGTTTGCTGCATTTACCAGTGGTTATATTGTGCGTCGCGAAGAGGGCAACTGGCTTGAATTTGATTTGCCTAGCGGCCTCTTGGTTAATACCTTGGTAATAGCTCTAAGCTCTGTTACCATGCAATGGGCTTGGTTTTCTGCACGAAAAGATAATGTGCGTCAAGTACAAATTGGCATGCTAAGCACGTTTGCCTTGGGCGTGTTTTTTCTGCTAGGGCAGTGGAATGTGTGGGGAGACTTAGTAGCCCACAAAGTGTATTTTGGAGGTACGGATTCAAATCCTTCAGGATCCTTCACATATGTGCTAATGGGTGTCCATGCCTTCCATTTGGTTACTGGGCTTGTCTTTCTCTTGATAACCCTTGGACGTAGCTTACAGTACAAAGTACATTCGCGGCAGATGCTGACGATATCCAACTGCACAATCTACTGGCACTTCTTAGGTGGGCTTTGGTTGTACTTGTATTTGTTCCTACTTTTGAACCACTGA
- a CDS encoding cytochrome c oxidase subunit I, with translation MAANLPVHSQVQGDIGATEPRTEHDEHLHHDEHHEQSFLSKYIFSTDHKVIAKQFLITGIFWAIMGGALSSLFRIQLGWPEATMDWLQPILGKWVEGGKLNPEFYLALVTMHGTIMVFFVLTAGLSGTFSNFLIPLQVGARDMASGFMNMLSYWFFFVSGLIMFLSLFLETGPAAAGWTIYPPLSALPQAIPGSGAGMTMWLVSMALFIISQLLGGVNYITTVINLRTRGMSMSKLPLTIWAFFLTAVLGLLSFPVLFSAALLLIFDRSFGTSFFLSDIYIAGQALNNTGGSPILFQHLFWFLGHPEVYIVIMPAMGMVSEILATNARKPIFGYRAMIGSLLGISVLAFVVWAHHMFVTGMNPFLGSVFMFLTLIIAVPSGVKVFNWLATLWRGNIRFTSAMLFSIGFVSLFIAGGLTGIVLGNAALDIQMHNTYFVVAHFHLVMGSSAFFGLFAGVYHWFPKMFGRMMDEKLGYIHFWLTFIGVYLVFMPMHYVGIAGFPRRYYAWTGFDSFSQFADLNKFISAAAIFAFVGQFVFIFNFFYSIFRGRRATENPWRSSTLEWTTPVVPGHGNWPGAIPAVYRWPYDYSKPGATDDFIPQNVPFSETRSSNMPNEREQD, from the coding sequence ATGGCTGCTAATCTTCCTGTTCACTCACAAGTGCAAGGTGATATCGGTGCCACTGAGCCCCGCACCGAGCACGATGAGCATTTGCACCATGATGAGCATCATGAGCAAAGTTTTCTTTCCAAATACATCTTTAGCACTGACCACAAAGTTATTGCCAAGCAATTCCTGATTACCGGGATATTTTGGGCAATAATGGGAGGTGCATTATCTAGCTTGTTTCGTATCCAACTTGGTTGGCCTGAAGCAACTATGGATTGGCTTCAGCCAATTCTAGGTAAGTGGGTAGAAGGTGGCAAACTCAATCCCGAGTTTTATCTAGCATTAGTAACGATGCACGGCACTATCATGGTGTTCTTCGTACTAACGGCTGGACTGAGCGGCACCTTCTCGAATTTCTTGATACCATTACAAGTAGGAGCTCGTGACATGGCCTCAGGCTTCATGAACATGCTTTCTTACTGGTTCTTCTTTGTGTCAGGATTGATCATGTTCCTCTCGCTGTTCCTTGAGACAGGGCCTGCTGCTGCAGGATGGACTATCTACCCACCTCTGAGTGCTTTGCCACAAGCAATCCCAGGTTCAGGTGCAGGTATGACGATGTGGTTGGTAAGCATGGCTTTGTTTATTATCTCGCAACTGTTGGGTGGTGTAAACTACATTACGACTGTTATCAACCTGCGTACCCGTGGCATGAGCATGAGCAAACTGCCATTGACTATCTGGGCATTTTTCCTCACTGCAGTACTTGGTTTGCTATCGTTCCCCGTACTGTTTTCAGCTGCTCTGCTTCTAATCTTCGACCGTAGTTTCGGTACAAGCTTCTTCTTGTCTGACATCTACATAGCAGGACAAGCGCTCAACAACACGGGTGGTTCGCCAATCCTGTTTCAACACTTGTTCTGGTTCTTAGGTCACCCAGAAGTATATATTGTAATCATGCCAGCTATGGGCATGGTGTCTGAGATCCTGGCTACTAATGCACGCAAGCCTATCTTCGGTTACCGTGCCATGATTGGTTCATTGTTAGGCATATCGGTTCTTGCATTCGTAGTGTGGGCACACCATATGTTTGTGACGGGAATGAACCCTTTCTTGGGTTCTGTATTCATGTTCTTGACCCTAATTATCGCTGTACCATCAGGTGTAAAAGTGTTTAACTGGCTGGCTACTTTGTGGCGCGGTAATATTCGCTTTACATCGGCTATGTTGTTCTCGATAGGCTTTGTATCGCTATTCATCGCAGGTGGCTTAACTGGTATTGTACTAGGTAACGCCGCTCTAGATATCCAGATGCACAATACTTATTTCGTGGTAGCTCACTTCCACTTAGTAATGGGTAGCTCAGCCTTCTTTGGTCTGTTTGCCGGCGTGTATCACTGGTTTCCAAAGATGTTTGGCCGTATGATGGATGAGAAGCTAGGCTACATTCACTTCTGGTTGACATTTATTGGGGTATACCTAGTATTTATGCCAATGCACTATGTTGGTATAGCCGGTTTTCCTCGTCGTTACTATGCTTGGACTGGTTTTGATTCATTCTCACAGTTCGCAGATCTGAACAAGTTTATATCAGCTGCTGCCATCTTCGCATTTGTCGGCCAGTTTGTCTTTATCTTCAACTTCTTTTATAGCATTTTCCGAGGCCGTCGCGCCACTGAGAACCCTTGGCGCTCGAGCACACTAGAGTGGACAACGCCAGTCGTTCCCGGTCATGGTAACTGGCCTGGTGCTATCCCTGCTGTTTATCGCTGGCCCTATGATTATAGCAAGCCAGGTGCAACAGACGACTTTATTCCGCAGAACGTTCCGTTCTCGGAAACCAGATCTTCTAACATGCCTAATGAGCGTGAGCAGGATTAA
- a CDS encoding DUF420 domain-containing protein — MTTTTQPAIEPGSYTKYKIILGALAAIVPLLVAVLYYFPETFRIPGAQVKFLPALNALLNSLTAICLIVGYYFIRNKQVVQHRLMMSSAFLLGALFLVSYVIYHSQVASTHFGGVGAVRYIYFFLLLTHISLAVVTVGLVLFTLYFALTQQFGKHRKIARWTFPVWLYVSVTGVIVYFMISPYYT, encoded by the coding sequence ATGACCACGACGACACAGCCCGCCATTGAACCAGGCAGCTACACGAAATACAAGATCATCTTAGGTGCATTAGCGGCTATTGTGCCACTTCTGGTAGCTGTTCTCTACTATTTCCCCGAAACTTTTCGCATACCAGGTGCGCAGGTAAAGTTCTTACCAGCATTGAATGCTCTACTCAATTCACTGACGGCTATTTGTCTCATAGTTGGATATTACTTCATCCGGAATAAGCAGGTAGTGCAGCATCGATTGATGATGAGCAGTGCTTTCTTATTAGGCGCGCTATTTTTGGTCTCTTATGTTATCTACCACTCGCAAGTAGCTTCCACGCATTTTGGAGGGGTAGGAGCAGTGCGGTACATCTACTTTTTTCTGCTGCTCACGCATATTTCATTGGCTGTCGTGACAGTGGGCTTGGTGTTGTTTACTCTATATTTTGCGTTGACGCAACAATTCGGCAAGCATCGCAAAATTGCTCGTTGGACCTTTCCTGTATGGTTATATGTATCCGTTACAGGGGTCATCGTTTATTTCATGATTTCTCCGTACTACACCTAG
- a CDS encoding SCO family protein, whose amino-acid sequence MGLLLLVPVLGFLFLATFGTNRYALPTYLPNHVDSILVKGKWQRDTVYHQLGDFHLVSQSGRVVSQKDLTGNVYVASFFYTTCVGACPQISSQLTRVQEQFRREPRVKLVSYSVDAEHDSVAALANYAERYGAIAGKWFFLTGDKPQVYKLITQDYRLPEPTGVAPGLEHSQQLFLVDRDKRIRGIYDGTKQKEVDRLITEIGVLLYTYDHDDTARH is encoded by the coding sequence TTGGGCCTCCTCTTATTAGTGCCAGTACTAGGTTTTTTATTCCTAGCTACGTTTGGGACAAACCGTTACGCGCTGCCAACTTATCTTCCTAACCATGTTGACTCAATACTGGTAAAGGGAAAGTGGCAGCGCGATACTGTTTATCACCAATTAGGTGATTTTCATCTTGTCTCACAATCTGGCAGGGTCGTTAGCCAGAAGGACTTAACGGGTAATGTATATGTGGCTAGTTTCTTCTATACCACTTGTGTAGGAGCATGCCCACAAATAAGCAGTCAGTTAACGCGAGTGCAAGAGCAGTTCCGGCGCGAACCAAGAGTAAAGCTCGTTTCCTACAGTGTCGATGCTGAACATGATTCGGTAGCAGCATTAGCCAATTATGCTGAGCGTTACGGAGCAATTGCCGGGAAATGGTTTTTTCTCACGGGCGACAAACCACAAGTATATAAGCTAATTACGCAGGATTACCGTCTGCCCGAACCAACTGGTGTAGCTCCTGGTTTAGAACATAGCCAGCAGTTGTTTCTAGTGGATCGTGATAAGCGGATACGAGGAATCTACGATGGCACGAAACAGAAGGAAGTAGATCGTCTTATCACTGAAATAGGCGTCTTATTGTATACCTATGACCACGACGACACAGCCCGCCATTGA